The Macrobrachium rosenbergii isolate ZJJX-2024 chromosome 12, ASM4041242v1, whole genome shotgun sequence region CTTTTAACTTAACCAAGTCGGGTCCCTTTCAGTGTCTGACATAAAGGCAATAGTTTGCCTTTGCAGTCTTAACTGATTGGGCTAGACCTTTCCTCTTCAGTGGAGTTGAGTTTTCTATGATAAGTGTTCAACATTCTCCATCTCTCAGGAACTTCAGTTCCAAGTGATTTATGTTCTTGGTGCTTTAAGCATTATGAAGGCATCTTTCAAGCCTCAGTTCCGGTGTTGGACAGTCTTTTCACTGTGATCTTCCTGGCCTCACTGTATAAGTGGGGAAGTCTTAAGGCTAGCCATATCACATTTAGCTTTCGGTAGGATGGGGATCACTCTCATTCCATCGTTCCTCATAGGATTAATTCTTCCCCCTGAATCAAAAGTGGAGATACAGGTGAGGAACTGCTTTGCCAGCCTGTGCTTTTCAGTACTATCTGGAGTTTTCCATTCCCAGGGTTTGGAGTGCTTTCTTCTGTCTTTAGTACTGATTAGCATGGAAAAGACTTGTCTATGAACTCGTATCTTGTAGCTTCATATGGGTTCATTAGACCATCACCTCTGACGAGAGGTTGGTTCCCTTCCTGTGGGAGGGCTTTCAAAGTCGGGCTTTAGTGCGTCCCTCActgtttggttgaaattttggttttCGAGGTAAATAGGGTGGGGCCTTGCCATATCAGATTTCCCTGTTCCTCATTCTGCCTAAGGGATGTCACTGCCAAGTCCCGAACACTTTTCTTCAGGCCTGTAGTGATTGTCCAACAACTTGTTTAATTACCAGGCTTTGTTGTGGACATGGTCAGTACCTTTGCCAATGTACCCAGGCCTAGTGTAAGTGAAAGTGAAATGACTGGATTCCATTCCAtcctatttttcctctttcaagaGTAGCATCTTGACCAAAGTATTGTGTAGTCAGGCAGATTACAGGTTATTGCACTTTGGGCATCCTCTCCTGGTCTGTGACTGGAGGCATCTCCCTTGTTGTCTCTTTTGTAATAAGAGGCAAAGGGGACTGGGTAGGGTTTCCTGGCACAAATTTCTGGTTTTCATGAGGAATGAAGTCACTTATGGGAGATGCCATGGTTCTCTGAATGTTTCCTTATTTGAGTAACCCCTTCTCGCTTTAGGAGGGGCACTACTACTCTGGCCAAACATTTCACCAGGCTGGTTGGAGGTTTCGAATCATGACCCTGCTTGCAAAGCAACCAGGATCATGACAATTCCCACCTGAGGAGTAAGCCTCCTATATAAAAgatgatggtttgtattccttaagaaacaaatataacttgaataacagtttgtatttttcccagGTAGACTAACCACAGCCTTTTAGTCTTACCTGAACCCCCTGCTCATACCCTGCAGCCAAGAGAAAATGGAGTACAACTGTTGGTGAGTGAGGGATACTCCCCAACTCAGCCCTTCCCTGTCTCCACCtggttaaccaccttgttaccaagtttcaaccgGTCTCCACCTTGTGCTAAAAGATACTTCtgtataaaaggctctggtttgtatacttaggaaaaatacaaattgttattCAGAATGTCATTTCTAAGATTTGAATAGCAAATAGAAATTGCAATTAAGCCTGTTTCATAGattcataaaattcttttaaactaaattctgataaatataatttctttcagaaTGAGGCTGATGCTCATCATGAGGTGTCTTACAGTTAGAAGAGCAACTTAGGTCCTTAAAGGAACAATGACTACTCGTGAATCAGGTTAGTTCATAAGTGTTGGCTTCAAATTACTCTGTAGAGGTTTATGTGCAAATAGAAATTGTTTTAAGGGAAGTGCTGAAGTTGTAGgggctttttttttctcaattcacTATTGGAGAAGAGATGTCAGAGAACAAACTtagaggttaaagaaaactcttaTCCACTTATCccaatttatttatcttaatactACAACAACCATCAAAAGAACCTAAGCTAATTTATCAATCTTTATACTACAACAACCATCAAAAGAACCTTGACCTAATTTATCAGTCTTAATACAAAACCTTTGTTGGTTTTCAAAGAGCCATTCAAAGCCTTGCTGTCAAATAAATCAGGAGAGCCAATGTTATATTCTTTACTTCATAGTTTTCACTGTCAACATCAACTTCTTCAGTAACCTTTTCCCTTCCTTGATTCACCTCAAACTTCTCAGCCTgactctttttctgtctccctctctgaGGTGATTTCTCCTTTTAACACACTATACTTAAGACGTCTGCATTCTCTGGAATagtcttctgtttcttctgtctAAGCATTACACTTCCTTGCAGAAAACCGAGTCCGAGTATAAAAGCTGAACGAATCATAGATGAGCCTTCGGAAAATCACTCTCAATATCCTTCCACTAGCACCATGTTACGACCACTTATGTCTTATCTGCTTATTATCTCTCGTCCTCTTACTCCATCAGTGCTTTCTGACAACAAGGGCTAAGGAAGTGACGTTCTGTAGACGTAATCAGCTGGTTTTGGCCTCTCCAGCTGTTCAACTGATTGAGATTTGATAATTGCCAATAGATATCCTATTACGGGTGAAGGGGAGCTCTACCATCCGTCACTcgactgcaagaaaaaaaaaaaaaaataacaagaacactTAAACCCGTCAAGCATTTACTTACAAACAAAAagatacatacaaaacaaaaatggaaaaaacacaaatttcatcaCACAAACCCAACTTCTAAACGCCACCACAACGCCATAaagccccattataaagtaaagactgtttctaccttatgattgaagggatttgcttcaaatttttaccacttattgtACAACTAATGATTAAAATTCTCTCGTggagaaatttagaaattttttgcAGCTGAAAAAATCATGTCACtcttcataaataagaaaaaaataattgcactaaaaaattgttttcctgaagacaaaataaagatatatagttatactaaactctgtaaaattttcattgaatttgtTTTAGTCTTCTTAgagaaattaaacagaaaaaaaaattttttagactttcaagagaATCCGGAGACAATCAGGACATCTTCAGCTGTACAAGCAACGAAGAAAATTGTCCACGAACCactctaaactttttttttttagcaataacgcTTCAAGatgtgtttatttacacataaaacagcCCAAAATAGTCCATAACTCACTCTGATCTATCCAGAATTAGTCATACAgacattttttacaagttttttttacaatttgtcattcacagtgccatacaaacaatgaaacaaaatttttcagtaaaccaatctgaaacatttttttagcattatcacttcaggatatgtttatttagacataaaacagttgaaaatattaataactaaaatttaataattcctcgaaattcagcGATTGACACGCCCCTTAAAATAATGCTTAACTGGcaattcataaatttttcattagaTGTAAAATGTCAGTGTATTCTATTTGAGGAATTCTTTCACTTTATTCTGTTTACTGTTTAGGGAATCTCTTATAAGTGGTACTATTAGACTGTGGAAATTTGACTTTGTGATCTGATAGGACgacaaagtacagtacagtagaaaCACAAAATACGTACCTAGATAatctgtttatactgtatattgaccCCTCCCTTTCAGGGTGAACCATGGTTCTTGCATctattgttttcagttttgtttatgttttcacagTAAGAGGAGCAGGGGACGTTGCTGTTTAACTCACCTATTTTGGTGTGAACTAAGAATATTGTTTGGGATTGTGATTTGATATTGATTGGCTTGTCTGAGTTTGTAAGGTAAGTAGATGGAGCACCTGGCTTTACACATGGCTTACAAGTCACTGTCAACATTCCTCACACTGGAGGTTAAGGTCACATTAAAGTCAAAATCAACACCTTCAGTAAAGTGTTAATAGACTGTTATAATtataaagctggggtcttgctagataaatggggtatactaggatgatacgccACTTACCTTAactaccacaaaaatctggactctggccattaggacagctaaaattataaacaacaaaatatggctgaaggtCTAcgtcaagaggggagtgattagataaactctggggtttaatgtaattcattacatttacaaaataaaacacatcagaagaatggtagcataattctggtgtaataaggcaagagcaaatgacggggaatttcctggagggaatacaaTAGGTTGCCCACTTCAAAGGGCGTTGAAAACGAGGTTGGGGGGCCactatgcacacaagatgatacacagattcgcagctgaatactcctaatctgcaatcaaaacacttacggttactcaaccaaaactagcactgtaatgaaggaaactggggattgcatagaagatgcatagactgaactcgattccagtgactcaaaTATCATACGATTACACTTCTCATAAATGCTTTGCagttaaacagcacaaaatataaaaagcaatacaggtctcactgtaggtatatcgcactatgaaaagaaaagaaattcgttgaaggCAAATAGGGAAcatggctgacgaaaaaccttaaatcctggtacttgaCCTttcttaggagctgaagttctcttttTATGAGGGGCCAGCGAGACGGAAGGCAAGTGAATTAagtcacaacaaaagttactttggatactgccagccacatGTTGGAAATAGGCaatttaatggagcaagggacggagTTCTGTCCTCTGTGGCCGCCCAAACAATCCTAAGATCGAgcgtctctctccaaggccctttatagcttcgggGATTACGTTTTCTCTTCTTCCTAGGTGGCATTGTGATCACTCTACCcacatggaaatgcaggcagAGGGGCTGCAATTTCAAGATGGTGGAACACAcgtgttcagcccaccagctgacctgcctcgggcaacAATTAGCTCTGATTGGGTCCGCACAtggaattaaggaatttccgacagcactttggaacaagaaagagattaaagtggttttcccccCAAAGGCAGTCATGAGAAAGGTTTTAGAGGTGAATTTGCCTACattgaatcatactaaattgaattaattaattgcttagtcctttTTCCTCTGACTTATTGCATGTAAGACGGCGTATGAGAGGATGCTCTTGATAAGATCGTTGATAGTACTGCTACATACAGTATGTTACTGTAAAACACGGTGGCACTCATGCCATCTGCGTCAGTAATGTGAACAAACATCCAATGGCCAGTGCTGGatttgacagaaattcatttgctGAATGGAGAATGACATCACACTACAGACAATGACCTCAACATTTTTTCAGTCATGgcccaaaaataaaactgaatttgttttattatttgatattaatattcttgTTAATATGCCAATTATGtttactaaatatttatataatatatatatatatatatatatatatatatatatatatatatatatatatatatatttatataatatatatatatatatatatataatttttttttttttttgtagcctgcCAGAGGTACAGTAAGTGGTGCACATGGATTGTTAGGAGTCCTGTCCCACTTGTTTACAACTGGGGTTAAAGTTTGCATTTTATCCCTGCCATACAAGTCAACCCCAAATTTTGGAAAGATTTTTTCAGACTTGACAAGCCAGCTTGTTTGCTGCAATATATGTTAATATTGTAAGTTATGTACcacatggcttttttttttatttcattactgtactgtactttcttGTGGTTTTCCAGGTCGACTGAAAGATGGATCAGAGCGCCGTATATTGGATGAAGCCGCAAGGCGTCGCCGTGTCAGGAAAGCTTTGGAAGCCTTGGAACAAGATAATTTCCATGATGATCCACATGCTAATCTTGTTATGAGCAAGAAAGCTCCAAAGTTTGAAGAGTCATTAGATGGAAATAAGAACAAAGATCGTAAAAGACGAACAAGAAGCACAGAGTATTTTAAGCAAAGGTTAGCAAGAGGCTGTGGTGTTTCATTGTGATTAGTTTGTTAGTCCATTTTTTAAGCAGATAAGacatttgaaattcaaaatggaagtgaTGGATATCAGTTTGTAGTCATGAAAAGCAATTCAAGTTTAAATATACTTCACTTGCTACTTACTTGAAGCTTTTGCCACTTGCTTGTTTACACTTAACTGAACACTGAagcaatggtaaaaataaaaggttgtGCCTAAGGAATGTAAAAATTACTTTGGACTTTTTCTGTCTTCTCAGGATAAATTTTGTTGACAGAAAATGTGTAGTGGTTCAAAGTAACATTGTCTCTGCCACCCACCCAGAATTCAAGATTTAACAGAATACACTGGACATAATCAGATTTTCTTGCAGCTTAGTTGTTAGTTGGTTTGCCTCTACTCATTTGAGTAAATTCTTTGGAGTTTCTAAGAGCCTAGGTCCCTAACATATTACACTTTCTAAGGGCCCTCTCAGGTCCATCAGCCCTTTGAACACAATCTAGGACATTCAC contains the following coding sequences:
- the LOC136844493 gene encoding zinc finger HIT domain-containing protein 1-like, whose product is MTTRESGRLKDGSERRILDEAARRRRVRKALEALEQDNFHDDPHANLVMSKKAPKFEESLDGNKNKDRKRRTRSTEYFKQRFRKNFPILLEEEQAICPEGPNYLTVQAPPSKLPERHLCAVCGFPAPYTCIPCGSRYCTVKCLNTHQDTRCLKWTA